The Acidianus manzaensis genome has a window encoding:
- a CDS encoding DNA replication complex GINS family protein has product MFKVMLRAINRLQQVENKKVAIYDDIGPLDLGFTELILNKGSEDEIPLWIASELEKSDKVKVYSISLEELGKIIFQEKQNINTPASLVKVYPDLYFRIKKLSNELKNQGIDGLESIKKINSIVNEISNIRLRKIIQLALLNIDDKTVINKMTKEEYLVYASLKSIISSFYGDVIGSSI; this is encoded by the coding sequence ATGTTTAAAGTAATGTTAAGGGCTATAAATAGACTACAACAAGTAGAAAATAAAAAAGTTGCAATTTATGATGATATAGGCCCTTTAGACTTAGGATTTACCGAATTAATATTAAATAAAGGAAGCGAAGACGAGATACCTCTTTGGATAGCTAGTGAGCTAGAAAAATCAGATAAAGTGAAAGTTTATTCTATATCATTGGAAGAATTAGGTAAAATAATTTTTCAAGAAAAACAAAATATTAACACTCCAGCTAGCTTAGTTAAAGTTTATCCAGATTTGTACTTTAGAATTAAAAAATTAAGTAATGAACTAAAAAATCAAGGAATAGATGGATTAGAATCAATCAAGAAAATTAATTCAATAGTTAACGAAATAAGTAATATAAGGTTAAGAAAAATCATACAGCTAGCTCTTCTTAACATAGATGACAAAACAGTTATAAATAAAATGACTAAAGAAGAATACTTAGTATATGCAAGTTTGAAATCAATAATTTCCTCATTTTATGGTGATGTGATTGGAAGTTCAATTTGA
- the mcm gene encoding minichromosome maintenance protein MCM: protein MEVQFDIAEEFENFVKNFKENNNYKYLNQINEMIAYRKKSLIVDFSDLYSFNEKIASEIIANPIYTLQILDDKLLKIIEEIDPTYSSEIERVNVRLINIPRVIELRKIRSSDINKLISVEGILTKQTPVKERVYKAVFKHVHPDCNQEFYWPEEGEMDELIKMPVICPRCGKPGQFEIIPEKTKLIDWQKVILQERPEEVPPGQLPRQLEVVLEDDLVDTARPGDRVKITGILVIKQDSLVKRGSRSVFDMYMKALSIEVSQKVLDEVEITDEDKKKIEELSKDPWIKQKIISSIAPTIFDHWEIKESIALALFGGVPRVMQDGTRIRGDIHILIIGDPGTAKSQILQFASRVAPRSVYTTGKGATAAGLTAAVVREKNSGDYYLEAGALVLADGGIAVIDEIDKMREEDRVAIHEAMEQQTVSIAKAGIVAKLNARATIIAAGNPKFGRYIEERGVSENIDLPPTILSRFDLIFILIDKPGNEDEKLASHILNMHSEKNMKEYISVDLLKKYIAYSRKYIYPKLSQEAKKLLADFYVEMRKKSSDNPNSPILITPRQLEALIRVSEAYARMSLRTEVTKEDAEDAINIMRIFLERVGIDVESGTVDIDTIMLGKPKSAREKMIKLIGIIDSLASSEGCAKIKDIVKEAEREGIPKSNTEKIIADMKKSGLVYEAKPECYKKV, encoded by the coding sequence TTGGAAGTTCAATTTGACATTGCAGAAGAATTTGAAAATTTTGTAAAAAACTTTAAAGAAAATAATAACTATAAATATCTTAATCAAATAAATGAAATGATCGCATATAGAAAAAAGAGTCTTATAGTTGATTTTAGTGATTTATATTCTTTTAATGAGAAAATTGCTTCAGAAATAATTGCAAATCCCATATATACATTACAGATTCTTGATGATAAATTACTAAAAATAATTGAAGAAATTGACCCAACTTACTCTAGCGAAATAGAAAGAGTAAATGTAAGATTAATTAATATACCAAGAGTTATAGAATTACGAAAAATTAGAAGTAGTGATATAAATAAATTAATTTCTGTAGAAGGAATACTAACTAAACAAACACCAGTAAAAGAAAGAGTATATAAAGCAGTATTTAAACATGTACATCCAGATTGCAATCAAGAATTTTACTGGCCAGAAGAAGGAGAAATGGACGAATTAATAAAAATGCCAGTAATTTGTCCAAGATGTGGAAAACCAGGTCAATTTGAAATCATACCAGAAAAAACAAAATTAATAGATTGGCAGAAAGTAATATTACAAGAAAGACCAGAAGAGGTACCACCAGGACAATTACCCAGACAACTAGAAGTAGTTCTAGAAGATGATTTAGTTGATACAGCAAGACCTGGAGACAGAGTAAAAATAACTGGAATACTTGTTATAAAACAAGACTCCTTAGTAAAAAGAGGTAGTAGATCAGTATTTGATATGTATATGAAAGCCTTAAGCATAGAAGTATCTCAAAAAGTATTAGATGAGGTAGAAATAACTGATGAAGACAAGAAAAAAATAGAGGAACTTTCTAAAGATCCTTGGATAAAGCAAAAAATTATCTCATCAATAGCACCAACAATTTTCGACCACTGGGAAATAAAAGAATCTATAGCATTAGCACTATTTGGAGGAGTACCAAGAGTAATGCAAGATGGAACTAGAATAAGAGGAGACATCCATATTCTTATAATTGGAGATCCTGGTACAGCAAAATCACAAATACTACAGTTTGCATCTAGAGTAGCTCCAAGATCAGTTTATACTACAGGTAAAGGAGCCACTGCCGCAGGTTTAACAGCAGCTGTTGTTAGAGAGAAAAACTCAGGAGATTATTATTTAGAAGCTGGAGCATTAGTTCTTGCTGATGGTGGAATAGCAGTAATTGATGAAATAGATAAGATGAGAGAAGAAGATAGAGTAGCAATTCATGAAGCAATGGAACAACAAACAGTATCAATAGCCAAAGCAGGAATAGTAGCAAAGTTAAATGCAAGAGCAACTATAATAGCTGCTGGAAATCCCAAATTTGGTAGATATATTGAAGAAAGAGGAGTATCAGAGAATATAGACTTACCTCCTACTATTCTGTCAAGATTTGATCTTATCTTCATATTAATAGATAAACCAGGTAATGAGGATGAAAAACTAGCCTCACACATACTAAATATGCACTCAGAAAAGAATATGAAAGAATATATATCTGTAGATTTATTAAAAAAGTATATAGCGTATTCTAGAAAATATATTTATCCTAAATTAAGCCAAGAAGCAAAAAAACTTCTAGCTGACTTCTACGTAGAAATGAGGAAAAAAAGTTCGGATAATCCTAACTCACCAATACTCATTACACCAAGACAGCTAGAAGCTTTGATTAGAGTTTCAGAAGCATATGCAAGAATGTCACTAAGAACTGAAGTTACAAAAGAAGATGCAGAAGATGCAATAAATATAATGAGAATATTCTTAGAAAGAGTAGGAATTGACGTGGAATCAGGTACTGTAGATATAGATACAATAATGCTAGGTAAACCAAAAAGCGCTAGAGAAAAAATGATAAAATTAATAGGAATAATAGATTCATTAGCAAGCTCTGAAGGGTGTGCAAAAATTAAAGATATAGTTAAAGAAGCAGAAAGAGAAGGAATACCAAAATCTAATACAGAAAAAATAATTGCAGACATGAAAAAAAGCGGTTTAGTATACGAAGCGAAACCAGAATGCTATAAAAAAGTATAA
- the moaC gene encoding cyclic pyranopterin monophosphate synthase MoaC → MIDISNKETVVRTAIAEGFIKLKKETIERIKNGQVEKGDVISVAKVAGILAAKKTSELLPMCHPIPLELINVDLKIEESGIKITSEIKAHYKTGVEMEALTAVSVALLTVWDMVKKYEKDENGQYPETEIQNIKVIKKTKSFS, encoded by the coding sequence ATGATAGATATAAGTAATAAAGAAACCGTAGTTAGAACAGCAATAGCTGAAGGTTTCATAAAACTAAAAAAAGAAACTATAGAAAGAATAAAAAACGGGCAAGTTGAAAAAGGTGATGTTATTTCAGTAGCTAAAGTAGCTGGAATACTTGCAGCTAAAAAGACTTCTGAGCTATTACCAATGTGCCATCCAATTCCATTAGAGTTAATAAATGTAGATTTAAAGATTGAAGAATCAGGAATAAAAATAACATCTGAAATTAAAGCACATTATAAGACAGGTGTTGAAATGGAAGCATTAACTGCGGTAAGCGTAGCTTTACTTACTGTTTGGGATATGGTTAAAAAATATGAGAAAGATGAAAATGGGCAATATCCAGAGACAGAAATTCAAAATATAAAGGTAATTAAAAAAACTAAGTCTTTTTCCTAG
- a CDS encoding replication factor C large subunit: MTLPWIIKYRPKTLVEVENQDDVKEELKKWISSWLSGKPENKAVLLYGPPGSGKTTIAQALAHDFNLELMEMNASDARNITAIKNIAEKAAISGSLFGIKGKLIFLDEVDGINSREDMGAIPAILELIRESKYPVLMAANDPWDPSLRELRNAVKMIEVKKLGKYALRRILQNICKAEKLQCTDDGIDEIINVSDGDSRYAINLLEATAEGFRKVTAEYVKEFARRKDTELDPFETVRNVFWAKYVWQAKNAVTSSQVDYELLMRWFSENIPIQYDNFEDVYRAYDALSRASLFLSRAKTVSWDFLSYTFDLMGPGVAMAEKEKQSTNWKAKWRKYQFPQTIQMLFKSKSNRDTRDKIIEKIAANIHSSQDKVLNDVYPEFLIFYRKYKDEIAKYLDLSPNEVEFLNTLTGESNKSENEELKTNKTYYKRSYSSTGSNTRKRYSRKKT; the protein is encoded by the coding sequence ATGACGTTACCTTGGATTATAAAATATAGACCTAAAACTTTAGTTGAAGTGGAAAATCAAGATGATGTAAAAGAAGAGTTGAAAAAATGGATAAGCTCATGGCTATCCGGTAAACCGGAAAATAAAGCAGTATTACTTTATGGTCCACCCGGGTCTGGAAAAACTACTATAGCTCAAGCGCTAGCTCACGATTTTAATCTTGAATTAATGGAAATGAATGCTAGCGATGCTAGAAATATTACAGCTATAAAAAATATAGCAGAAAAAGCTGCTATATCAGGTAGTCTCTTCGGAATTAAAGGAAAGTTAATTTTCCTTGATGAAGTAGATGGGATAAACTCTAGAGAAGATATGGGTGCAATTCCGGCTATCTTAGAATTAATAAGGGAATCCAAATATCCAGTCCTTATGGCAGCTAATGATCCTTGGGATCCTTCTTTAAGAGAATTAAGAAATGCCGTTAAAATGATAGAGGTCAAAAAATTAGGAAAATATGCCCTTAGGAGAATTTTGCAAAATATATGTAAAGCAGAAAAATTGCAATGTACTGATGACGGAATTGATGAAATAATAAACGTATCTGATGGAGATTCTAGATATGCCATAAACTTGTTAGAAGCTACTGCTGAAGGATTTAGGAAAGTAACTGCAGAGTATGTTAAAGAGTTCGCTAGAAGAAAAGATACTGAATTAGATCCTTTTGAAACTGTAAGAAATGTATTTTGGGCAAAATACGTTTGGCAAGCAAAGAATGCCGTGACTAGCTCACAAGTAGATTATGAATTACTTATGAGATGGTTCTCAGAAAATATTCCTATACAATACGATAATTTTGAAGATGTATACAGAGCATATGATGCACTATCAAGAGCATCTTTATTTTTAAGCAGAGCAAAAACAGTTAGTTGGGACTTCTTAAGCTATACTTTTGACTTAATGGGTCCAGGAGTAGCAATGGCAGAGAAAGAAAAACAGAGCACTAACTGGAAAGCCAAATGGAGAAAATATCAATTTCCTCAAACTATTCAAATGTTATTCAAATCTAAAAGTAATAGAGATACTAGGGATAAAATAATAGAAAAAATAGCTGCAAATATTCATTCTTCTCAAGATAAGGTACTTAATGATGTGTATCCTGAATTTTTAATATTTTACAGAAAATATAAGGATGAAATAGCTAAGTACTTGGATCTATCTCCTAATGAAGTAGAATTCCTTAATACTTTGACTGGAGAAAGCAACAAAAGTGAAAATGAAGAGCTCAAAACAAATAAAACTTACTATAAGAGGAGTTATTCATCAACTGGATCTAATACAAGAAAAAGGTATTCTAGGAAAAAGACTTAG
- a CDS encoding ORC1-type DNA replication protein, translating to MSYPDDIIANSLNSPSVFKDSYKLNPDYIPEKLPHRDSKLSELTIAFRDIVADPGKTSVRVVITGRTGTGKTVTSMVFGDRFSKIIREKGIKLQYIHVNCHKQRTLYLITQDIAEQLKLSIPPRGLSSQEVFKIIHDYLDRRNMHIIITLDEFDYFLTTSSMEDIYFLVRLYDELAVTLKRISYLFIVRDISIISTLDKTIKDHIARNIIEFSPYTSDELYDILQDRVKIAFQKNAVTDDAVRFIADTNGFDKGGSGNARLSIETLELSGKIADSERSPIVTLQHAKEANSRINQEASLILDELKYLELHSLLLVKAVINLVKKENRESFPIGKVEEEYTKVCDLFREEPRRHTQVYEYMRRLKLMGIFNTMQSGKGMRGRTTLISLTFPVSQELDDYITKLIGALKNSKQE from the coding sequence ATGTCTTACCCTGACGATATAATAGCCAATAGCTTAAACTCGCCATCTGTCTTTAAGGACAGTTATAAGCTTAATCCAGATTATATTCCAGAAAAATTACCTCATAGAGATAGCAAATTATCAGAATTAACAATAGCCTTTAGAGATATAGTAGCTGATCCCGGAAAAACTTCTGTGAGAGTTGTGATTACAGGGAGAACAGGAACTGGTAAAACTGTAACATCAATGGTTTTTGGTGATAGGTTTTCTAAAATAATAAGAGAAAAAGGAATAAAATTACAGTATATACACGTTAATTGTCATAAGCAAAGAACATTATATTTAATTACGCAAGATATTGCTGAACAATTAAAATTATCAATACCACCTAGAGGATTATCATCTCAAGAAGTATTCAAAATAATTCATGATTATTTAGATCGAAGAAACATGCATATTATAATAACTCTTGACGAATTCGATTATTTCTTAACTACATCTAGTATGGAGGATATATACTTTTTAGTAAGATTATATGATGAACTTGCTGTAACACTAAAAAGAATTTCCTATTTATTTATTGTTAGAGATATCTCTATAATATCTACATTAGACAAGACAATAAAAGACCATATAGCAAGGAATATAATTGAATTTTCTCCATATACTTCAGACGAACTTTACGATATATTACAAGATAGAGTAAAAATAGCATTTCAAAAAAATGCAGTAACAGATGATGCAGTAAGATTCATAGCTGACACTAATGGATTTGATAAAGGAGGAAGTGGTAATGCAAGATTATCTATAGAAACTTTAGAACTTTCCGGAAAAATAGCAGATAGCGAAAGATCTCCAATAGTTACATTGCAACATGCTAAAGAAGCCAATTCAAGAATAAATCAAGAAGCTAGCTTGATTTTAGACGAATTAAAATACCTAGAATTGCATTCGCTATTATTAGTTAAGGCAGTAATAAATTTAGTAAAAAAAGAGAATAGAGAATCTTTCCCAATAGGTAAAGTTGAAGAGGAATATACTAAAGTCTGTGATCTCTTTAGAGAAGAACCAAGAAGGCATACTCAAGTTTACGAATATATGAGAAGACTAAAACTTATGGGTATATTTAATACTATGCAGAGTGGGAAAGGAATGAGAGGAAGAACTACATTAATATCACTAACATTTCCTGTAAGTCAAGAGCTTGATGATTATATTACAAAATTAATTGGGGCGCTAAAAAATTCAAAGCAGGAATGA
- a CDS encoding THUMP domain-containing protein has translation MQPKLIITTKPGKSKKCRSEILNRILLKDENCKLEEVIPNVYLLYTGLSALQAYGLIISAPPSCIARIFIINQILSDINTIYNSAKQLLLSNNAKKFYVECINRNSKNIDCRSIEIGIGLSVKDLVNVNYKDPDYILFVNIINNEFYLSLMKKGEEKVSVRSL, from the coding sequence ATGCAACCTAAACTAATTATTACCACGAAGCCAGGAAAAAGTAAGAAATGTAGATCAGAAATATTGAATAGGATATTATTAAAAGATGAAAATTGTAAATTAGAAGAGGTAATTCCTAATGTATATTTATTATATACTGGTTTATCTGCATTACAAGCTTATGGGCTTATAATTTCTGCACCTCCTTCGTGTATAGCTAGAATATTTATAATTAATCAGATACTAAGTGATATAAACACGATATATAATTCTGCTAAACAGTTATTGTTATCGAATAATGCTAAAAAATTTTATGTAGAATGTATAAATAGGAATTCTAAGAATATAGATTGCAGAAGTATAGAAATTGGAATAGGTCTAAGTGTAAAGGACTTAGTAAATGTGAATTATAAAGATCCAGATTATATATTATTTGTGAATATTATAAATAATGAATTTTATCTATCCTTAATGAAGAAGGGTGAAGAAAAAGTTTCGGTTAGGTCTCTCTAA